In a single window of the Olivibacter sp. SDN3 genome:
- a CDS encoding NifU family protein yields the protein MSLQERVEEALNTLRPYLEADGGNVMIEEITSENVVRLRLLGSCASCSMSIMTFKAGLEQAIQKAVPEIKAVEALNITDADDPNATMPQRVN from the coding sequence ATGAGTTTACAGGAGAGAGTTGAAGAAGCATTAAATACACTTAGGCCCTACTTAGAGGCAGATGGAGGCAACGTTATGATTGAGGAAATCACCTCTGAAAACGTAGTACGCCTTCGTTTGTTAGGCTCTTGCGCATCATGCTCAATGAGTATTATGACCTTTAAAGCAGGGCTAGAGCAAGCTATACAAAAAGCTGTACCAGAAATTAAAGCGGTCGAAGCCCTCAACATTACTGATGCCGATGATCCAAATGCAACTATGCCTCAGCGTGTTAACTAA
- a CDS encoding transglycosylase domain-containing protein, producing the protein MMIKEYLKKINPRHLKVLAYVLGGVLIVLLVTGIVVYNKRERLLAEAIERVKTKAKKEYDLNVSIEKAYFSGMNKVTLENIAAKPEQGEQLLSIAYLEVGVKPLPLLAGNVKIAALNVHDGKLSFVKRDSVSNYGFLFNEKSTDTISNQPTSKMNLAELADRVLNSVLYKIPENMKLRHFENSYEDDSTKQTIAIPEASIINGRLSSTININDNEATWHAVGNLNPDRKQLHFKLYAEGTPVELPLFNRKFGLKLRFDTLETDLRNVSLKGGELNVEGGWAVKNLVLNHWRISDHDIVVSNGLMNAVVLIGDDYIGLDPKTEIQVKELKAHPYGKVGLKPNRTIAFGIEMPEIEAQEMFDAFPKGMFDNLEGIRVSGKLKYDLDFYVDLDNPDSVKLTAGMQKKDFRINSWGRTNLAKINTPFTYTPYEDGKAMRSIEVGPRNPNFTPINEVSSHLKNAILTAEDPSFFSHKGFVEDAFRASIATNIKAKAFRRGGSTISMQLVKNAYLGREKTLARKIEEILMVWLIENNQVVSKQRMFEVYLNIIEWGRNVYGIGEAARYYFNKTPSQLNLGESIYLASIVPKPKTGLYPFQYDGQLKPYLSGYFRLIGGIMARRGLIERDSSSYGFYGVRLKESLRPARPDTLQVDTAKSIDIETEFEETKSFIERLFGGGKKEENEEDN; encoded by the coding sequence ATGATGATAAAAGAGTATCTTAAAAAGATAAACCCCCGTCACTTAAAAGTATTAGCTTACGTGCTTGGAGGAGTGTTGATCGTTTTACTTGTCACAGGCATAGTAGTTTATAACAAACGTGAAAGGTTATTGGCTGAAGCTATTGAGCGAGTAAAAACAAAGGCAAAGAAGGAGTACGATCTTAATGTGTCGATTGAAAAAGCGTATTTCTCCGGCATGAATAAGGTAACGCTGGAAAACATTGCAGCTAAACCAGAACAAGGAGAGCAACTGCTTTCAATTGCTTATTTGGAAGTGGGAGTGAAACCTTTGCCATTATTGGCCGGTAATGTCAAAATAGCAGCATTAAATGTACACGACGGTAAACTTTCATTTGTTAAGCGAGACAGTGTCAGTAATTATGGTTTTCTTTTTAACGAAAAGTCAACCGATACGATCAGCAATCAACCTACATCAAAGATGAATCTCGCCGAACTGGCAGATAGAGTTTTAAACAGCGTGCTTTATAAGATTCCTGAAAACATGAAATTGAGGCATTTTGAAAACAGCTACGAAGATGATAGCACGAAACAGACAATAGCCATACCCGAAGCGTCAATCATCAATGGGAGATTGTCGTCTACGATTAATATCAACGATAACGAAGCCACGTGGCACGCCGTTGGTAATTTAAATCCAGACAGAAAACAACTACATTTTAAATTATATGCAGAAGGAACTCCGGTTGAATTACCCTTGTTCAATAGAAAATTCGGTCTAAAACTTCGCTTTGATACTTTAGAGACAGACCTAAGAAATGTATCCTTAAAAGGCGGTGAGTTAAATGTAGAAGGGGGTTGGGCTGTAAAAAACCTGGTACTAAACCACTGGAGAATTTCAGATCATGATATCGTAGTGTCAAACGGGCTGATGAATGCTGTCGTACTCATTGGTGACGATTATATTGGCTTAGATCCGAAGACTGAAATACAGGTAAAGGAATTAAAGGCACATCCTTATGGCAAGGTTGGGCTTAAACCCAATAGAACAATTGCCTTTGGAATAGAAATGCCCGAGATAGAAGCACAAGAGATGTTTGATGCTTTTCCGAAAGGGATGTTTGATAATTTGGAAGGTATCAGAGTGTCTGGGAAGTTGAAATATGATCTCGACTTCTACGTTGACCTTGATAATCCAGATAGTGTAAAGCTGACAGCAGGCATGCAGAAGAAAGATTTTCGAATAAATTCTTGGGGTAGAACGAATTTAGCTAAGATAAACACACCGTTCACTTATACACCCTACGAGGATGGTAAAGCGATGCGTAGCATTGAAGTTGGACCGCGCAATCCTAACTTTACCCCAATTAATGAAGTTTCATCCCACTTAAAAAATGCTATCCTCACGGCAGAGGACCCTTCTTTTTTTAGCCATAAGGGATTTGTTGAAGACGCGTTCAGGGCGTCTATTGCGACAAATATAAAAGCAAAAGCCTTTAGAAGAGGGGGGAGTACCATCTCCATGCAACTTGTAAAAAATGCTTATTTAGGGAGGGAAAAAACACTTGCACGTAAGATAGAGGAGATATTAATGGTGTGGTTAATAGAAAATAATCAAGTAGTTAGCAAACAGCGAATGTTTGAAGTGTATTTAAACATCATCGAATGGGGACGTAATGTTTATGGTATTGGAGAAGCAGCTAGGTATTATTTTAACAAAACGCCATCTCAATTAAACTTAGGTGAAAGTATTTACTTGGCCAGTATTGTTCCCAAGCCAAAAACAGGGTTATATCCTTTTCAATACGACGGACAGTTAAAACCATATTTGAGCGGGTATTTTCGACTTATTGGGGGAATAATGGCTAGACGGGGATTGATTGAAAGGGATAGTAGCAGCTATGGTTTTTACGGTGTTCGCCTGAAAGAGTCATTAAGGCCGGCCAGACCGGATACCTTACAGGTTGATACCGCTAAAAGTATAGATATCGAGACCGAATTTGAAGAGACGAAAAGCTTTATTGAACGGCTGTTTGGTGGAGGGAAAAAGGAAGAAAATGAAGAAGATAACTAA
- a CDS encoding cell wall metabolism sensor histidine kinase WalK, with translation MQFKLLVSINALIVALSLSSVNFYFQHSWYYFLITFVIAFICSFFVFYYLIERYVYRKITLIYKLIHNLKLGKDLKDALGEQLSDDPINDVQEEVKSWAREKKIEIDALKSQEQFRREFLSNISHEFKTPLFAIQGYLEAVQDGLMYEEPERAEAFLQKASNNIDRLSYLITDLDEIAKLESGEIKINYQRFDLSMLLREVIESLELKAEKHDIALVFKHKYNHPVFVNADKEKIRQVLVNLINNSLKYGKERGHTYIKTYELHDQVLVEVTDDGIGIEEKYLPRLFERFFRADKSRSRQIGGSGLGLAIVKHILEAHQQTISVRSTEGLGSTFGFTLEKG, from the coding sequence ATGCAGTTTAAATTGCTGGTTTCTATTAATGCGCTGATTGTGGCGTTATCGCTAAGCTCGGTAAATTTTTATTTTCAACACAGTTGGTATTATTTCCTTATAACCTTTGTAATAGCATTTATCTGTAGTTTTTTTGTTTTTTATTACCTTATCGAGCGCTATGTATATCGTAAGATAACTTTAATATATAAACTTATACATAACTTAAAATTGGGCAAGGATCTGAAGGATGCGTTGGGAGAACAGCTAAGTGATGATCCAATAAATGATGTACAAGAAGAAGTGAAATCATGGGCCCGCGAAAAAAAAATAGAGATAGATGCATTGAAGAGCCAAGAACAGTTCAGAAGAGAGTTTTTGTCAAACATATCGCATGAATTTAAAACACCTCTTTTTGCTATTCAGGGGTATCTTGAGGCTGTACAGGACGGGTTGATGTACGAAGAACCCGAAAGAGCTGAAGCCTTTCTTCAGAAAGCTTCAAATAATATTGATCGCTTAAGTTATCTAATAACGGATTTGGATGAGATCGCTAAATTAGAAAGCGGTGAAATTAAAATCAATTACCAGCGCTTTGACCTATCAATGCTTTTACGCGAGGTTATTGAGTCTTTAGAACTCAAAGCGGAAAAACACGATATAGCGTTAGTTTTCAAGCATAAGTATAATCACCCTGTTTTTGTGAATGCCGATAAAGAAAAAATCAGACAGGTACTGGTTAACCTTATTAACAACTCATTAAAATATGGCAAAGAGAGAGGTCATACTTATATCAAAACTTATGAGCTTCATGATCAAGTGCTTGTGGAAGTAACTGATGATGGAATCGGAATTGAAGAAAAATACTTACCTCGGTTATTTGAACGGTTTTTTCGAGCAGATAAAAGCAGATCACGACAAATAGGGGGCTCCGGCCTTGGCTTAGCGATTGTCAAGCATATACTTGAGGCCCATCAGCAAACAATTTCCGTTCGGAGTACGGAGGGGCTGGGCTCGACTTTTGGGTTTACATTGGAAAAAGGCTAA
- a CDS encoding carboxy terminal-processing peptidase, which translates to MLKKLFLALFIVAAVACSANPRVNLEEGAGVLKPNAKQEIIAKDLVNLLEKAHYKKVPFNDSLSSVVFDRLLSGLDPSKNYFLQSDIDSFESYRKVLLNDLRSGDLSAMFQVFNVYRKRFNERLNYAVNQVDSDFDFSKDESFDYDREKLGWFEDEEEANESWRKRVKYDLLKLRLSSTGKEDEEAKNRKTLKERYGNLISQEKTSNSFDAFEMMMNAFTGAIDPHTNYFTPEGAQAFNESMSRSFEGIGAQLMMDNEVVRVMRVVPGGPAFRDKSLKQDDRIIAVAQGDEEFVDVIGWRLGNVVSKIKGPKGTTVRLKVIPAGEELTATPKVISLIRDKIVDEEQSARKEIKEIKGDDGKTYKIGVIKVPGFYLNFKEMQAGNPDYKSTTRDVKRILDTLKQEEVDGVLMDLRANGGGSLIEAVELTGLFIKSGPVVQVRDPNNRVEVNRDDDETISWEGPLGVMIDRFSASASEIFAAAIQDYGRGVILGTQSYGKGTVQSAVAMDQFISRADRLLLSARTKSDSNIDESMPQGAPTFGQINFTTFKFYRVNGSSTQHKGVTPDIEFPMIYTADKFGESSEKAALPWDHIKSSTYNQYADLVAINQTLKDRHDERMKTSAEYKYLLEDIELFRKREGETSITLQEDKLKEERDEQDIRNRARVNARRKLRGLPEIKKGEPLPRSENDFIQEESLNVMADFISAKQES; encoded by the coding sequence ATGTTGAAGAAATTGTTTTTGGCGTTGTTTATTGTTGCTGCAGTGGCCTGCAGTGCTAACCCACGCGTAAATTTAGAGGAAGGTGCAGGTGTATTAAAACCAAACGCCAAACAGGAAATTATAGCAAAAGACTTAGTTAATCTGCTTGAAAAAGCACATTATAAAAAGGTTCCATTTAATGACTCTTTATCGTCTGTAGTTTTCGATCGTCTTTTAAGCGGTCTGGACCCTAGTAAAAATTATTTTCTGCAATCAGATATCGATAGCTTTGAGTCTTATCGTAAAGTATTGTTAAACGACTTAAGAAGCGGTGATTTAAGCGCCATGTTTCAAGTGTTTAACGTTTATCGAAAGCGGTTTAACGAGCGGTTGAACTATGCAGTTAATCAGGTTGATTCAGACTTTGATTTTTCAAAAGATGAGTCGTTTGATTATGACCGTGAGAAACTAGGCTGGTTTGAGGACGAAGAAGAGGCTAATGAGAGCTGGAGGAAGAGGGTAAAATATGATTTATTAAAACTGAGGTTAAGCAGTACTGGTAAAGAAGATGAAGAAGCAAAAAACCGTAAAACGCTTAAAGAGCGCTATGGAAATTTGATTTCACAAGAAAAAACATCTAATAGTTTTGATGCTTTTGAAATGATGATGAATGCTTTTACCGGAGCAATTGACCCGCACACAAACTATTTTACCCCAGAGGGAGCACAAGCATTTAATGAAAGCATGTCTCGCTCTTTCGAGGGTATCGGCGCGCAGCTGATGATGGATAACGAAGTGGTACGAGTTATGCGTGTTGTTCCCGGTGGACCGGCTTTTCGCGATAAGTCTTTGAAGCAGGATGACCGAATTATAGCAGTAGCTCAGGGCGACGAGGAATTCGTTGATGTAATCGGTTGGCGATTAGGAAACGTAGTTTCTAAAATTAAAGGGCCAAAAGGGACTACCGTAAGGTTAAAAGTGATTCCGGCAGGAGAAGAGCTTACAGCAACTCCTAAGGTAATTTCTTTGATTCGAGATAAAATTGTAGATGAGGAACAATCTGCAAGGAAAGAGATTAAAGAAATTAAGGGGGACGACGGAAAGACGTATAAGATTGGTGTGATTAAAGTGCCCGGATTTTACCTTAATTTTAAAGAGATGCAAGCAGGTAATCCAGATTATAAAAGTACTACTAGAGATGTCAAGAGAATTTTAGACACCTTAAAGCAGGAAGAAGTAGACGGTGTGCTAATGGATTTAAGGGCAAACGGAGGAGGTTCGTTGATTGAGGCTGTTGAGTTGACGGGACTGTTTATCAAATCGGGCCCAGTTGTTCAGGTGCGCGATCCTAATAACCGCGTTGAAGTAAATAGAGATGATGATGAAACAATCAGTTGGGAAGGACCACTTGGAGTGATGATTGATCGCTTCAGTGCTTCTGCTTCTGAAATTTTTGCTGCTGCTATTCAGGATTATGGCAGAGGCGTTATTCTTGGTACACAATCTTATGGCAAGGGCACGGTACAGAGTGCCGTGGCTATGGATCAGTTTATCAGTAGAGCGGACAGACTCTTATTAAGTGCACGAACTAAATCAGATTCTAATATAGACGAAAGTATGCCACAAGGGGCTCCTACGTTCGGGCAAATCAATTTTACTACGTTTAAATTTTATAGGGTTAATGGAAGTAGTACGCAGCATAAAGGGGTAACACCAGATATCGAGTTTCCCATGATTTACACAGCCGATAAATTTGGGGAGAGTTCAGAGAAAGCTGCATTGCCCTGGGATCATATAAAGTCATCGACGTATAATCAGTATGCAGATCTTGTTGCCATTAACCAGACCTTAAAAGATAGGCATGATGAGCGGATGAAAACTTCTGCTGAATATAAGTATCTTTTGGAGGATATTGAGCTGTTCAGAAAGCGTGAAGGAGAAACATCTATCACGCTACAGGAAGACAAGTTGAAAGAAGAGCGAGATGAACAGGATATAAGAAATAGAGCACGTGTAAACGCTCGTCGAAAATTGAGGGGACTCCCTGAAATTAAAAAAGGAGAGCCTCTGCCAAGGTCAGAAAACGATTTTATTCAAGAGGAAAGTTTGAATGTAATGGCTGACTTTATTTCTGCTAAACAAGAATCCTAA
- a CDS encoding phosphatidylserine decarboxylase family protein: MKFHKEGYTTLALSILFVFVLNASIHFFFSEHTVLTWFGYIVSFVLLVTIIQFFRSPVRKVDASEQKILCPADGKVVVIEETEETEYFNDRRLQVSIFMSPINVHSNRSPISGIVKFFKYHPGKYLMAWNPKSSTLNERTTIVVRHALGVDVLFRQIAGALARRIVWYVEEGREVKQGEEFGFIKFGSRVDVFLPIGTKVKIKLGDKVKGGITVLGEFE, encoded by the coding sequence ATGAAATTCCATAAAGAAGGTTATACTACACTAGCATTATCAATATTATTTGTGTTTGTTTTAAACGCATCGATACATTTTTTCTTTTCAGAGCATACGGTGCTTACATGGTTTGGATATATTGTTTCTTTTGTGTTACTGGTAACCATCATTCAATTTTTTAGAAGCCCTGTTCGTAAAGTTGATGCAAGTGAACAGAAAATATTATGTCCTGCCGATGGAAAAGTTGTCGTAATAGAAGAAACAGAGGAAACGGAATATTTTAATGATAGAAGGTTACAGGTGTCTATATTTATGTCGCCTATTAATGTGCATAGTAACAGGAGCCCTATTTCGGGAATTGTTAAGTTTTTCAAATATCATCCGGGTAAGTACCTTATGGCATGGAACCCTAAATCGTCAACGCTCAATGAACGTACCACGATCGTTGTTCGGCATGCGTTGGGAGTAGATGTTTTATTTAGGCAGATAGCGGGCGCATTAGCTAGAAGGATAGTATGGTATGTGGAAGAAGGAAGAGAAGTGAAGCAAGGGGAAGAGTTTGGGTTTATAAAATTTGGGTCGAGGGTTGATGTGTTTTTGCCTATTGGCACTAAAGTGAAGATCAAACTGGGAGATAAGGTAAAGGGGGGAATAACGGTGTTGGGAGAGTTTGAATAG
- a CDS encoding lipopolysaccharide assembly protein LapB, whose product MLEEKYDRKHEEATTIAKLLAEQRLNTCLWQIGQTYAIEGSTVLVNLEKNRNFSVNVESSLLRSIRTYLQEGNLEMMSNLQNRLGIHYVESKSYNEALSFFQRALSNKEELKNYSAQLVICNNIAALHSFMGDLEQANFYYNMMHKLAVKNKDLDAQASSLEQLATIKAAKNAYLEAQTDIIKRVLPLYKRAKNVSGRVRAYNSLAAIYLAEKKYTESRWFYLQAVKMASINDNNNIDMSYSLYYLAKVKKMLEEYDLAIDDYNKAVAYALASGDDILRMQIYDDLGDIYIHQKDYAKALSSLAEYDSIKNKLILASQPKELAVISNEMKGTLN is encoded by the coding sequence TTGCTAGAGGAAAAATATGATAGAAAACATGAAGAAGCTACTACAATAGCTAAACTTTTGGCTGAACAACGTTTAAATACTTGTCTCTGGCAAATTGGGCAAACATATGCAATAGAGGGTTCAACAGTCCTGGTGAATCTGGAGAAAAACAGAAATTTTTCTGTTAATGTTGAAAGCTCTTTGCTCCGATCTATAAGAACCTATTTACAAGAGGGAAATTTGGAGATGATGTCTAATCTCCAGAACAGACTAGGGATACACTATGTAGAAAGTAAGTCATACAATGAGGCCTTGTCTTTTTTTCAACGGGCACTTTCGAATAAAGAGGAATTAAAGAATTATAGCGCTCAACTGGTAATATGTAATAATATTGCAGCTCTTCATAGTTTTATGGGAGATCTTGAGCAAGCCAATTTTTATTATAACATGATGCATAAACTTGCGGTAAAAAATAAAGATTTAGACGCACAAGCATCCTCTTTAGAACAATTGGCGACGATAAAAGCTGCAAAAAACGCTTATTTGGAAGCACAAACGGATATTATAAAAAGGGTGCTGCCCCTTTATAAGCGGGCAAAAAATGTAAGTGGTAGAGTAAGGGCTTACAATAGTTTGGCAGCCATTTATTTAGCCGAAAAAAAGTATACGGAATCTAGGTGGTTTTATCTACAAGCTGTGAAAATGGCCTCTATAAATGATAATAACAATATTGATATGTCATATAGCTTATATTATTTAGCTAAAGTAAAAAAGATGCTTGAGGAATATGATTTAGCTATAGATGATTACAATAAAGCGGTAGCTTATGCCCTAGCAAGTGGTGACGATATTTTAAGAATGCAAATATATGATGATTTAGGTGATATTTATATCCATCAGAAAGATTATGCTAAAGCATTATCATCATTAGCGGAATATGATAGTATTAAAAATAAACTTATCTTGGCTTCGCAGCCGAAAGAGCTTGCTGTTATTTCAAACGAAATGAAAGGGACCCTAAACTAA
- a CDS encoding Mrp/NBP35 family ATP-binding protein — MITREQVLHALSFVEDPDLKKDLVTLNMIKDIEITPNKISFNVELTTPACPMKDHIEHACRNAIAHFVDKNIGVVINMTAQVRSQSNTQLDNIKNIVLVASGKGGVGKSTVAANLALALQLKGAKTGLLDADIYGPSLPMMFGVEGARPKAIKTEDGKTQIQPIEKFGIKLLSIGFFTDPNQPIPWRGPMVSAAIKQLFNDADWGELDYLIVDLPPGTGDVHITVAQNYPVAGAVIVTTPQNVALADTQKGIAMFMMNTINIPILGIIENMAYFTPAELPNNKYYIFGKDGGKRLAEQVEAPFLGELPLIKSISDAGDNGYPIVTDEDEKISKEFLSIAEKVAQQLSLLNNNIIKA, encoded by the coding sequence ATGATTACTAGAGAACAGGTATTACATGCTTTGAGTTTTGTTGAGGATCCAGATTTAAAGAAGGATTTGGTTACCCTGAACATGATTAAGGATATTGAAATTACCCCAAACAAAATCAGTTTTAACGTTGAGCTTACGACTCCGGCTTGTCCTATGAAAGATCATATCGAGCATGCTTGCCGTAATGCTATAGCTCATTTTGTTGATAAGAACATTGGCGTTGTCATTAACATGACAGCGCAAGTTCGTTCGCAATCAAACACACAGCTCGATAACATAAAAAATATTGTGTTGGTAGCTTCTGGTAAAGGGGGAGTTGGAAAGTCTACTGTCGCAGCAAATTTAGCCTTGGCGCTTCAGTTAAAAGGGGCCAAAACCGGTTTACTGGACGCTGATATTTATGGGCCTTCTTTACCGATGATGTTCGGTGTGGAGGGAGCTCGACCAAAAGCGATCAAAACGGAAGATGGTAAAACACAGATTCAACCTATTGAAAAGTTCGGCATAAAACTGCTTTCTATCGGTTTCTTCACGGATCCTAACCAGCCCATACCCTGGCGAGGCCCTATGGTAAGTGCTGCTATTAAACAGCTTTTTAACGATGCTGATTGGGGCGAGTTAGATTATCTAATTGTTGATTTACCTCCAGGCACGGGAGATGTACATATCACTGTGGCTCAGAATTATCCTGTTGCGGGAGCCGTAATTGTAACGACTCCACAAAATGTAGCCTTAGCCGACACACAGAAAGGTATTGCTATGTTTATGATGAACACGATTAATATTCCTATTTTAGGTATTATTGAGAATATGGCTTATTTCACTCCGGCTGAACTTCCTAATAACAAGTATTATATTTTCGGAAAAGACGGCGGCAAACGTCTGGCGGAACAGGTTGAAGCACCCTTTTTGGGAGAGCTTCCTTTGATAAAAAGCATTAGTGATGCGGGTGACAATGGTTATCCCATAGTGACGGATGAAGATGAAAAGATATCTAAAGAATTTTTAAGCATTGCAGAAAAAGTTGCGCAGCAACTATCATTACTTAATAATAATATAATAAAGGCCTAA
- a CDS encoding replication-associated recombination protein A → MATIIPLAERMRPENIDDYVGQHHLLGNDAVLRKSIQSNTIPSMILWGPPGVGKTTLAYIMSKQLNRPFFNLSAINSGVKDIRDIIEKANLSQKMYQEQPILFIDEIHRFSKSQQDSLLGAVEKGLVTLIGATTENPSFEVISALLSRCQVYTLKQLEENDLVHLVHKALRDDEVLKSKGIIVDEYEALLRVSGGDARKLLNVLELVVNALENDNNRITNAFVLTQVQQNMALYDKAGEQHYDIISAFIKSIRGSDPNAAVYWLARMIEGGEDPLFIARRLLILASEDIGNANPNALLLANNCFQAVNVIGWPESRIILSQTVTYMASSAKSNAAYEAIKNAQSLVRQTGDLSVPLHLRNAPTKLMKNLNYGKEYKYAHVYENNFVEQEFLPEKISGSLLYDPGNNATELKLREHLRKLWKNKYKY, encoded by the coding sequence ATGGCAACAATTATTCCCTTGGCCGAGCGCATGCGGCCTGAAAATATAGACGATTATGTTGGCCAACATCACCTATTGGGCAACGACGCTGTTTTGCGTAAATCCATACAAAGCAATACTATTCCATCGATGATCCTATGGGGGCCTCCCGGTGTTGGTAAAACAACTTTGGCTTATATCATGTCAAAACAACTTAACCGTCCATTTTTTAACTTAAGTGCTATTAACTCAGGAGTCAAAGATATCCGTGATATAATCGAAAAGGCTAATCTTAGTCAGAAAATGTATCAAGAACAGCCTATTCTTTTCATAGACGAGATTCATCGCTTTTCTAAATCTCAACAAGACTCTCTCTTGGGCGCTGTCGAGAAAGGTTTAGTAACATTGATCGGGGCAACCACCGAAAACCCTTCTTTTGAAGTTATTTCAGCCCTGTTGTCAAGATGTCAGGTATACACATTGAAACAGCTTGAGGAAAATGATCTTGTCCATTTGGTACATAAAGCTTTGAGGGATGATGAGGTCTTAAAGTCAAAAGGAATAATCGTTGACGAATATGAAGCGCTGTTAAGAGTTTCTGGAGGCGATGCACGAAAACTGCTAAACGTGCTTGAACTAGTAGTAAATGCATTAGAGAACGACAACAATCGAATTACTAATGCGTTTGTGCTTACCCAGGTACAGCAAAATATGGCTTTATATGATAAAGCCGGAGAACAACATTATGATATCATCTCGGCATTTATTAAGTCTATCAGAGGAAGTGATCCGAATGCAGCAGTATACTGGCTAGCTAGAATGATAGAAGGGGGAGAAGATCCCTTATTTATTGCTAGACGTTTGCTTATCTTAGCATCAGAAGACATAGGCAATGCTAACCCCAATGCACTTCTATTAGCCAATAATTGTTTTCAGGCAGTTAATGTAATAGGCTGGCCAGAATCAAGAATCATTCTATCGCAAACGGTAACCTATATGGCTTCCTCAGCAAAAAGCAATGCGGCATATGAAGCCATTAAGAACGCACAAAGCCTGGTAAGACAAACCGGCGACCTATCAGTACCCCTTCATCTAAGGAACGCCCCAACAAAATTAATGAAGAACCTTAATTATGGGAAGGAATATAAGTATGCTCATGTTTATGAGAATAACTTCGTTGAACAGGAATTCCTGCCCGAAAAAATCAGCGGAAGCTTACTTTACGATCCAGGAAACAATGCAACAGAGCTCAAATTACGCGAACATCTAAGAAAACTCTGGAAGAATAAGTACAAATATTGA
- a CDS encoding nitroreductase: MQKEEIILNHIKHRRSIFPASYNTKEIARQDLFEIIQAATYAPTHKLTQPWRFMVFNGAGLIKLADLMANFYKKNTPPDQFLQKKYDVTKEKILRSAAVIAINIHYSGLVPKWEEVAAVGAAVQNLWLAAAAKEIGGYWSTPNSIKNLKEPFKLSANEECLGLFYLGYHQEKDREALREPTETKIIWVEE; this comes from the coding sequence ATGCAAAAGGAAGAGATTATATTAAATCATATAAAGCACCGCAGAAGTATATTTCCTGCGAGTTATAATACGAAGGAAATTGCTAGACAGGATCTTTTTGAAATCATTCAGGCAGCAACATATGCACCTACTCATAAACTTACGCAACCGTGGCGGTTTATGGTGTTTAATGGTGCGGGGCTGATTAAATTGGCAGATTTAATGGCTAATTTTTATAAGAAAAATACGCCCCCCGATCAATTCCTTCAGAAAAAGTATGACGTTACCAAAGAAAAAATTCTTCGTTCGGCGGCAGTTATCGCGATCAATATTCATTATAGCGGGCTTGTTCCAAAGTGGGAAGAAGTTGCTGCAGTTGGGGCTGCTGTACAAAATTTGTGGCTGGCCGCAGCAGCTAAGGAAATAGGAGGTTATTGGAGTACCCCCAATAGTATAAAAAACTTGAAAGAACCCTTTAAGTTAAGCGCTAACGAAGAATGTTTAGGGTTGTTTTATCTTGGCTATCATCAAGAAAAGGATCGGGAAGCCTTACGGGAACCAACTGAAACAAAAATTATTTGGGTAGAAGAATAA
- the hpt gene encoding hypoxanthine phosphoribosyltransferase, whose product MKIQIDHKDFELMIDHEQVKKKLRLIGIQLNVAYEKRVPVFVGILNGCFMFMADLMKQVHIASEVCFIKMASYEGDRRADTVKSVIGLNTSLKGREVIIIEDIIDSGNTLRKVIDLIKKEKPASIAVCTLLLKPDAVQHDFEEIAYVGFEIENDFVVGYGLDYNGLARNLKDIYRAV is encoded by the coding sequence ATGAAGATACAGATAGACCACAAAGATTTCGAGTTAATGATTGATCATGAACAGGTGAAGAAGAAGCTGCGGTTAATCGGTATTCAGTTAAACGTTGCTTATGAAAAACGGGTGCCTGTTTTTGTTGGAATCTTGAACGGATGCTTCATGTTTATGGCAGACTTGATGAAACAGGTACATATTGCCTCGGAAGTGTGTTTTATAAAAATGGCGTCTTATGAGGGAGATCGGAGAGCGGATACGGTAAAAAGTGTAATTGGCCTGAATACAAGTTTAAAAGGGCGAGAAGTTATCATAATAGAGGATATCATTGATAGTGGAAATACACTCAGAAAAGTAATAGATCTTATTAAAAAAGAAAAACCTGCTTCGATCGCAGTATGTACTTTACTCTTGAAACCTGATGCCGTACAACATGATTTTGAAGAAATAGCATATGTTGGTTTTGAAATAGAAAACGATTTTGTAGTAGGTTACGGTCTCGATTATAATGGGTTGGCACGTAATCTGAAAGATATTTATCGTGCAGTGTAA